In Nicotiana tabacum cultivar K326 chromosome 11, ASM71507v2, whole genome shotgun sequence, a single window of DNA contains:
- the LOC142166278 gene encoding uncharacterized protein LOC142166278, translating to MDSTRNDCKPVAVLPEDSASLLSEVLPSAEVIENVPLPDADIGAGGPSAEVLGTMRRDEPSSSQPADVPISSTGERGKGLAEDGCETGSNLDPNEVRILSEGFTCFEVRLEGSSRTIVVPMDRDLLLNTEGVVPSLGPIFSDVEGRTLETLDGVALSMGIADLTLRTIILEIETARRKERRKAIFKKMERKYHEYRSKHREICMQFGGSGNFQALQDELKEKYDELVKVIGKCSVLEGALRDKEEELKVIKGVEAQCVDLQAQVISLRAELEKSLFKVDALGGELAGRTVDLEKSESDRLATLRQVEALEAVIRVLHLERVSDLETARFREEQLDERIGELEKILDWMFRFLSHFYSKCSRK from the exons ATGGACTCTACAAGGAATGATTGCAAGCCAGTTGCCGTCTTGCCTGAAGATAGTGCAAGTCTTTTGTCTGAAGTCCTGCCGTCAGCAGAAGTCATAGAGAATGTGCCCCTTCCTGATGCTGACATTGGAGCTGGTGGACCGTCTGCGGAGGTTCTAGGTACTATGCGGCGAGATGAGCCATCCTCCTCGCAACCAGCTGATGTTCCCATCTCGTCTACTGGTGAAAGAGGTAAGGGGCTTGCTGAGGATGGTTGTGAGACGGGCTCCAATCTCGATCCTAATGAGGTTCGGATATTAAGCGAGGGGTTTACTTGCTTTGAAGTCAGGTTGGAAGGGTCCTCGCGGACCATCGTGGTTCCCATGGATCGGGACCTATTGTTGAACACAGAGGGCGTAGTTCCCTCCTTGGGTCCTATTTTCTCTGATGTGGAGGGCAGGACCCTCGAGACCTTGGACGGTGTCGCCCTATCAATGGGTATAGCCGACCTTACCCTTAGA ACCATTATCTTGGAGATCGAGACTGCTCGTCGGAAGGAGAGGCGTAAGGCCATTTTCAAGAAGATGGAACGAAAGTACCATGAGTACCGTAGTAAACACCGAGAGATTTGCATGCAATTTGGTGGGAGTGGTAACTTCCAAGCTCTCCAAGACGAGCTGAAGGAAAAATATGACGAGTTGGTGAAAGTCATCGGCAAGTGTAGTGTCCTCGAGGGAGCACTGAGAGACaaagaggaagagctcaaggtgATCAAAGGGGTCGAGGCCCAATGTGTCGATCTCCAAGCCCAAGTGATCTCGTTGCGAGCAGAGCTTGAAAAAAGTCTATTTAAGGTGGATGCTTTGGGTGGTGAGCTCGCCGGGAGGACAGTGGACTTGGAGAAGTCAGAATCGGATCGGTTGGCGACTTTGAGGCAAGTGGAGGCATTAGAGGCCGTAATCCGCGTTCTTCACTTAGAGCGGGTGAGTGACTTGGAGACGGCGAGGTTCAGAGAGGAGCAACTCGATGAGCGTATAGGGGAGTTAGAGAAGATTTTAGATTGGATGTTCAGATTCTTATCACACTTTTATTCCAAATGCTcaagaaaatga